The DNA sequence TCGTTTTCTGAGTTTACTACGAACTTTCTGGGCATCTACACAAACATTCAAAGTCACACGATAGATAAAAGCATCTGGATCTCGAATGAATTGTTTTCTGGCTCCAAGAATTACGCGGATGATAACGTCTTGCGCAAGATCTTCGGAATCTAAGAAATCATGTGACTTGAATCGGTTAACCAATTCAGGCTGCAAACGAGAAATTGCTTCTACTACTTGCTGAAAATTCTCCTGACTTGGGGGAGGCAATGGTGTTTGTAATGGCTCTTGCGCCCTCATAGTTACTAAGTTTTATACTTCTATAGTCTGCTTCTTAAGCTATTTGTGACCTAATTATACATATTTTTTTTCATGGTCACATTTATTGACTAAAAGAGTCTATATAACTGAACGGTGGAAATTCATCGTAATATAAACATTTAATTTTAAAATCATTCGAGATGGAGAATCCAAAATTTCAGTTATTTAAAGACAGTGCTAGCGAGTTCCGGTTCCGCTTACGAGCCAAAAACGGCGAGATTATTCTGCGCAGTAGCGAAGGCTACGCTTCGAAGCAAGGATGTCAGAAAGGTATTGGCTCAGTAAAAGAAAATGCGCCGATTGACAGCCGTTACGGGCGACATACTGCAACGAATGGGAAATATTACTTTATTCTCAAAGCTGGAAACGGCGAACCACTGGGCATTAGTGAAATGTATAATAGCACTGCTGGGCGTGAAAACGGTATTGCTGCTGTGAAGCGGGATGCCCCTGGTGCACCAACGGAAGATTTGACGTAGCCACATTTCATGTTGGTGAAGGAGTCGCCTTGTTTTATCACTCACATAGAGAGGGCCTCTATGGAGTAATCATTCTGGAACTTTTTAAAAAGTCAGAATGTTATTTCTTAAATAACCGATTTCGTTATATTAAAAATTATTAATCTATGAGCAAGAAGAATCAACATGTTGTCCCACACCAAGAAGGGTGGGCGACGAAAGGGGCAGGAAATGAACGTGCTACGAAAGTACACGCAACACAGGCAGATGCAATAGCCCATGCAAAACAAATTGCACAGAATCAGCAATCAGAACTGCTTATTCATGGGCGAAATGGGAGAATTCGTGAGCGTAACAGCTACGGAAACGATCCCTATCCACCGAGGGGTTAACACCCTACCCAATTATAAAGAGCCGATTCTCTATAACCCCAGATAATTCTGGTAATGAGATATCGGCTCTCTTCGTTCACTTGATTAAAATTTTAAAAATGAAAATCCTTCATTATTCTTTTCTGCCAAATGGCCTTATTCGTGTTGATTATCCAGGTAATCAGATACTTTGGATACAACGTAATGAGCACTCTGGTAGAGTAGTGCGCCGAACCAAAATCAACACACTAAGCAAAGTGCAGCATACTGGTATCTATCTAGGCGTAGATTACTA is a window from the Lewinella sp. LCG006 genome containing:
- a CDS encoding RNA polymerase sigma factor, producing MRAQEPLQTPLPPPSQENFQQVVEAISRLQPELVNRFKSHDFLDSEDLAQDVIIRVILGARKQFIRDPDAFIYRVTLNVCVDAQKVRSKLRKRQSSLEIDDCIERLSEDPFLVKQQAEDREAQFTLLTHVLEEETKPDHARLLRMRFWDKMSYKEIETHLGYSAVALRKANSRALKALRKQLPPKE
- a CDS encoding YegP family protein; protein product: MENPKFQLFKDSASEFRFRLRAKNGEIILRSSEGYASKQGCQKGIGSVKENAPIDSRYGRHTATNGKYYFILKAGNGEPLGISEMYNSTAGRENGIAAVKRDAPGAPTEDLT
- a CDS encoding DUF2188 domain-containing protein is translated as MSKKNQHVVPHQEGWATKGAGNERATKVHATQADAIAHAKQIAQNQQSELLIHGRNGRIRERNSYGNDPYPPRG